Proteins encoded by one window of Dyella humicola:
- a CDS encoding virginiamycin B lyase family protein: MLKIARANVVTAVHRMLESWRVPFLAVALLSGLPAPGSAQVQPQTFASFAVPAGSAPHDVAPAPDGTVWYTAQARGAVGRLDPRSGKVDWVPLGNASAPHGVIVGPDQAAWITDGGQNAIVRVDPSTLAVTRFPLPKERSNANLNTAVFDKRGHLWFTGQNGIYGELDPVSSRMRVFDAPRGRGPYGICVTPDGSLYYASLAGSYIGHIDPASGTAQVIDPPTPNQGARRIWSDSKGRVWVSEWTAGKVGMFNPATHQWREWPLPGHDPHAYAIFVDDQDIVWLSEWSANALVRFDPRTERFDVLTLPRPNSNVRQMMGRRGEVWLSASGTDHLLLYRTRAPEAGSK, from the coding sequence GTGCTGAAAATCGCCAGAGCCAACGTTGTCACGGCGGTACACAGGATGCTCGAATCCTGGCGGGTACCGTTTTTAGCGGTGGCCCTGTTGAGTGGCCTGCCCGCGCCGGGTTCGGCACAGGTGCAACCTCAAACCTTCGCATCGTTCGCCGTCCCCGCCGGCAGCGCTCCGCACGACGTCGCGCCTGCACCTGACGGTACTGTGTGGTACACCGCACAGGCGCGGGGTGCAGTCGGGCGGCTGGACCCGCGCAGTGGCAAGGTCGACTGGGTTCCGCTTGGCAACGCCTCGGCGCCACACGGCGTCATCGTCGGTCCGGATCAGGCTGCCTGGATTACTGACGGCGGCCAGAACGCGATCGTGCGAGTCGACCCCAGCACACTCGCCGTCACGCGTTTCCCGCTGCCAAAGGAGCGGTCGAACGCCAATCTCAACACAGCCGTCTTCGACAAACGGGGGCACCTGTGGTTTACCGGGCAAAACGGTATCTACGGCGAACTCGATCCGGTGAGCAGCAGGATGCGCGTTTTTGATGCGCCGCGCGGACGCGGGCCCTATGGCATCTGCGTGACCCCCGACGGAAGCCTCTACTACGCGTCACTGGCTGGCAGCTATATCGGCCACATCGACCCCGCAAGCGGCACAGCGCAGGTCATCGATCCGCCGACTCCCAACCAGGGCGCACGCCGTATATGGTCCGACTCGAAAGGGCGCGTCTGGGTCAGCGAGTGGACCGCAGGAAAAGTCGGCATGTTCAATCCGGCTACGCATCAATGGCGTGAATGGCCATTGCCCGGACACGATCCGCACGCGTACGCGATCTTCGTCGACGACCAGGACATCGTCTGGCTGAGTGAATGGAGCGCCAACGCGCTGGTGCGCTTCGACCCCCGAACTGAGCGATTCGATGTATTGACGCTGCCGCGCCCAAACTCAAACGTCCGTCAGATGATGGGACGCCGCGGGGAGGTCTGGCTGTCCGCATCGGGCACCGATCATCTGCTTCTCTACCGAACGCGCGCACCAGAAGCCGGCAGCAAGTGA
- a CDS encoding glutathione S-transferase family protein has protein sequence MVDLILTTFDWVPETPRGYVRDLRVRWALEEGGLPYRVESVPFAARNAEHFAHQPFGQVPWLTDGDISIFESGAILLHLGNRSDALMPADSRGRSLAIEWLFAALNSVEMASLPWSIFAFSGYARETLEWKRLDDFLKARLKHLEPVLAGREWLAGTFSVADIGMVDVLRLVDRFDGLAAHPACRDYVARATARPSFVKAHSDQLAHFAAADLSKADVKS, from the coding sequence ATGGTCGACTTGATCCTCACCACCTTCGATTGGGTTCCCGAGACGCCGCGAGGCTATGTTCGTGACCTACGTGTGCGTTGGGCACTGGAAGAAGGCGGGCTGCCTTATCGGGTCGAGAGCGTGCCATTTGCCGCCCGGAATGCTGAGCACTTCGCGCACCAACCTTTCGGCCAAGTGCCCTGGTTGACCGATGGAGACATCTCGATCTTCGAGAGCGGTGCGATCCTGCTTCATTTGGGCAATCGTAGTGATGCGCTGATGCCTGCCGACTCGCGCGGTCGCAGCCTGGCTATCGAATGGCTATTCGCGGCGCTCAATTCAGTTGAGATGGCGAGCCTGCCCTGGTCCATCTTTGCGTTCTCTGGTTACGCCCGTGAAACGCTGGAATGGAAGCGTTTGGATGACTTCCTCAAGGCCCGGCTCAAGCATCTGGAGCCGGTCTTGGCGGGGCGCGAGTGGCTGGCCGGAACCTTCTCTGTCGCCGACATAGGCATGGTGGATGTGCTTCGCCTTGTCGATCGGTTCGACGGATTGGCGGCACATCCCGCTTGTCGTGACTATGTCGCGCGCGCCACGGCCCGCCCGTCTTTCGTGAAGGCACACTCAGACCAGTTGGCGCATTTTGCTGCAGCAGACCTAAGCAAAGCCGACGTCAAAAGCTGA
- a CDS encoding DUF5996 family protein, producing MLPAPGICSTWVCRLSARLIEMGWWTGNTAYPRPAFYSFSYPQPAGIEDERISPSSARWDPAMGEFIFDDDELPKSKDPDGVLLSFFRSAFNASAERAGWDPKLMGSGRPD from the coding sequence ATGTTGCCGGCACCCGGTATTTGCTCCACATGGGTCTGCAGGCTGTCGGCAAGGCTCATCGAGATGGGATGGTGGACTGGCAATACCGCTTACCCCAGGCCGGCGTTCTATTCTTTTAGCTATCCGCAGCCTGCGGGAATCGAAGACGAAAGAATCAGCCCTTCAAGCGCGCGCTGGGATCCCGCCATGGGCGAGTTCATCTTCGATGATGACGAGCTGCCCAAATCGAAAGACCCTGATGGTGTTCTGCTGTCGTTTTTCCGATCTGCCTTCAATGCCTCAGCTGAGCGTGCGGGCTGGGATCCGAAGCTCATGGGGAGCGGAAGGCCTGATTAG